In a genomic window of Alphaproteobacteria bacterium:
- the recJ gene encoding single-stranded-DNA-specific exonuclease RecJ, which translates to MTNGVLVEESLLRSRWVLTDSPLDEIEKIARAHSLPEIIARLLYARGITAPDVPRFLRPTLKDHFPDPLTLKGMSDMADDVAQAIEAKAQFAIFGDFDVDGATSSAILYRFLKHLGFDPPVYIPDRVGEGYGPNIEALKTLRRQGTEILFMLDCGTTAFDIIKAGTEMGLKIIILDHHEAEEKLPEAWHVINPKRKDDTSGLTMLAACGVTFLACVAINSRLRERGWYTAQNLKEPDLKSFMDILALGTVCDMVPLTGPNRLFVRTGFSTPENKLNTGIRALMEVARIKAPITTYDAGFVLGPRINAGSRVHKADLGARLLCTDNPEEAKNIAWTLDDCNKLRKEMQLEMEEQAMRMVEDRNLQDAPIILVDQEGWHPGLSGLVAGNLKEKYGRPACVVAYAESLSGQIEGRGSGRSVPGIHIANAFIDARAAGWLEKGGGHAMAGGFTVLPEKMEGLRDFLYTHISAQQTSGAINITTSIDGVLSARGITVELVTLLQDFIGPFGQEHPEPIFALTDMKIHSADIVGEKHVRLLVSDREGGPRVKAMAFRAVGSPMGEMLLSRNKGPVHLAATLKINEWQGRQSAEIIIQDAAPAKKQEAGASKHRQTAEAI; encoded by the coding sequence ATGACAAACGGCGTTTTGGTTGAGGAATCCCTGCTGCGTTCGCGGTGGGTGCTGACGGACTCTCCCTTGGATGAGATTGAAAAAATCGCCCGCGCTCATAGCTTGCCGGAAATCATCGCCCGCCTCCTCTACGCCCGCGGCATTACGGCGCCAGACGTGCCGCGCTTCCTCCGCCCGACCCTCAAGGATCATTTCCCCGATCCTTTGACGCTGAAGGGCATGAGCGATATGGCCGATGATGTCGCTCAAGCGATTGAAGCGAAGGCGCAATTCGCAATCTTCGGCGATTTCGACGTGGACGGCGCGACCTCTTCCGCAATTTTATACCGCTTTCTGAAACATCTAGGCTTCGATCCGCCCGTCTACATCCCCGACCGTGTGGGCGAGGGTTACGGCCCGAATATCGAGGCGCTGAAAACCTTGCGCCGACAGGGTACGGAAATTCTCTTCATGCTCGATTGCGGCACGACCGCTTTCGATATCATAAAGGCCGGAACGGAGATGGGCCTCAAAATTATTATCCTCGACCACCATGAGGCTGAGGAAAAACTCCCCGAAGCCTGGCACGTCATCAATCCCAAGCGCAAGGACGATACCTCCGGCCTGACCATGCTGGCAGCCTGCGGCGTAACCTTTCTCGCCTGCGTAGCAATCAACAGCCGCTTGCGCGAACGCGGCTGGTACACGGCGCAAAACTTGAAAGAGCCCGATCTGAAATCCTTCATGGATATTCTGGCGCTGGGCACGGTCTGCGATATGGTCCCTCTGACAGGGCCAAACCGCTTGTTCGTCCGCACAGGATTTTCCACCCCCGAAAACAAGCTGAACACGGGCATAAGGGCGCTCATGGAAGTCGCCCGGATCAAAGCGCCGATCACAACCTACGATGCCGGATTCGTCCTCGGCCCGCGCATTAACGCCGGAAGCAGGGTTCATAAAGCCGATCTGGGCGCAAGGCTTCTCTGTACCGACAATCCCGAAGAGGCCAAAAACATCGCCTGGACGCTCGATGATTGCAACAAGCTCCGCAAGGAGATGCAGCTTGAAATGGAAGAACAGGCCATGCGGATGGTCGAGGACAGGAACCTGCAGGACGCGCCGATCATTCTGGTCGATCAGGAAGGCTGGCATCCGGGCCTCAGCGGTCTGGTCGCCGGAAACTTGAAGGAAAAATATGGACGTCCCGCCTGCGTAGTTGCTTACGCGGAGTCCCTCTCGGGACAGATTGAGGGGCGCGGCTCCGGGCGGTCGGTCCCCGGAATCCACATCGCCAACGCCTTTATCGATGCCCGCGCCGCCGGATGGCTGGAAAAGGGCGGTGGACACGCCATGGCCGGGGGCTTTACCGTCCTGCCCGAAAAGATGGAGGGGCTGCGTGACTTTCTCTATACCCACATCAGCGCACAACAAACATCCGGTGCAATCAATATCACAACATCAATCGACGGAGTCCTCTCGGCGCGGGGAATAACAGTCGAACTGGTCACACTGTTGCAGGATTTCATCGGCCCCTTCGGGCAGGAACACCCGGAGCCGATTTTTGCTTTAACGGACATGAAAATCCACAGCGCCGATATCGTGGGCGAAAAGCACGTCCGGCTTCTGGTCTCTGACCGCGAAGGCGGCCCAAGGGTAAAGGCCATGGCCTTCCGCGCCGTCGGGTCGCCGATGGGCGAAATGCTGCTCAGCCGGAACAAGGGACCGGTGCATCTGGCCGCAACTCTGAAAATCAACGAATGGCAAGGTCGCCAGAGCGCGGAAATCATCATTCAGGACGCCGCCCCGGCAAAAAAACAGGAAGCAGGAGCATCGAAACACCGCCAAACCGCCGAGGCGATCTGA
- the hisI gene encoding phosphoribosyl-AMP cyclohydrolase, which yields MSKKIDLEEGLDFQPAYDANGLIPCITQCAETGRVLMMAYMNDEALCKTLESGEAHYWSRSRKMLWHKGATSGFVQKVVELRTDCDQDCLLLFVEVRKPKGHEDAEGTCHTGRHSCFYRKVSLPMKEGRPAALVFSEED from the coding sequence ATGTCCAAAAAAATTGACCTTGAGGAAGGGCTTGACTTCCAGCCCGCTTACGATGCGAACGGGCTTATCCCGTGTATTACCCAGTGTGCGGAAACGGGCCGGGTTCTGATGATGGCCTATATGAACGACGAGGCTCTTTGCAAGACGCTGGAGAGCGGAGAAGCTCATTACTGGTCAAGGAGCCGCAAGATGCTCTGGCATAAAGGAGCCACCAGCGGTTTTGTGCAAAAGGTTGTAGAACTCAGAACCGATTGCGATCAGGATTGCCTGCTGCTTTTTGTAGAGGTGCGTAAGCCGAAGGGTCACGAGGACGCTGAGGGCACCTGTCATACAGGGCGTCATAGCTGCTTTTATAGAAAAGTTTCCCTGCCTATGAAGGAGGGCCGTCCGGCGGCTCTGGTTTTCAGCGAAGAGGATTAA
- the gshB gene encoding glutathione synthase: MTLRVAVQMDPVEGFEHDVDSTFALIVEARKRGYPVHYYTPSELSLLDGRVLARARSIDARMDKNNYYTIGEEVILDLRQDVDIVLMRQEPPFDMDYVTATHILDHLYPKTLVINDPFEVRNAPEKLLVTHFRSLIPPTLITADREAIKEFYAQHGDIILKPLYDYGGSLVFHVDRDSDNLSSLIDMFRRFYKEAIIAQKYIPEVKTEGDKRIILIDGKPAGGFLRVPGAQEVRAGLYLGGRAEKCELNEKDLHICETIGPELVKRGLVFTGIDVIGGYLTEINVTCPSGVQDLNMLYGDCVEAKLWDAFEKRYQQSADKR; this comes from the coding sequence ATGACCCTTCGCGTCGCCGTACAGATGGACCCCGTCGAGGGGTTTGAACACGATGTGGACAGCACTTTTGCCCTGATCGTGGAGGCCCGAAAGCGCGGGTATCCTGTTCATTATTACACGCCTTCCGAGCTTTCCCTGCTTGATGGGCGGGTTCTGGCGCGGGCCCGGTCTATCGATGCGCGGATGGACAAGAATAACTACTATACTATCGGCGAGGAGGTTATTCTTGATCTGCGGCAGGACGTGGACATCGTCCTGATGCGCCAAGAGCCGCCGTTCGACATGGACTATGTTACCGCTACCCATATCCTCGATCACCTTTACCCCAAAACTCTGGTCATCAACGACCCGTTCGAGGTGCGGAACGCGCCGGAGAAGCTGTTGGTCACGCATTTCAGGAGCTTGATCCCCCCGACCCTGATTACTGCCGACCGGGAAGCGATCAAGGAGTTTTACGCCCAGCATGGCGATATCATCCTCAAGCCGCTTTACGATTATGGCGGGTCACTGGTTTTCCATGTCGATCGGGACAGCGATAACCTCAGCTCTCTGATCGATATGTTCCGGCGGTTTTACAAGGAAGCGATTATCGCGCAGAAATACATCCCCGAGGTGAAGACGGAAGGCGACAAGCGGATCATCCTGATCGACGGTAAGCCTGCCGGAGGTTTTCTGAGAGTTCCCGGAGCGCAAGAGGTGCGGGCCGGACTATATCTGGGCGGGCGGGCGGAAAAGTGCGAACTGAATGAAAAAGACCTGCATATCTGTGAGACCATCGGGCCGGAACTGGTCAAACGGGGGCTGGTGTTTACGGGGATAGACGTCATCGGCGGGTACCTGACGGAGATCAATGTCACCTGCCCCTCCGGCGTGCAGGATCTGAATATGCTTTACGGCGATTGCGTGGAGGCGAAGCTCTGGGACGCCTTTGAGAAGCGGTATCAGCAGAGCGCGGATAAACGATGA
- a CDS encoding DEAD/DEAH box helicase, which yields MKFEDLGLNPNVMKAIAERGYTEPTPIQQQAIPYILMKRDVVGLAQTGTGKTAGFTLPMIEMLAGGRAKARMPRSLVLSPTRELAAQTAESLDTYGKYSKLTKALLIGGSSMEEQIKILERGVDVLIATPGRLLDLFGRGNILLNDIKILVIDEADRMLDMGFIPDIEKICSLLPPLRQTLLFSATMPPEIKRLTAKFLSSPKEVAVAPPATTASTVELFLANAAPRRKKELLHEILVHEQIRNAFIFCNRKRDVDTLAAWLKKKDYHASPLHGDMAQSHRMETLAKFKDGTLPILVCSDVAARGLDVIGVSHVFNYDVPNNPDDFVHRIGRTGRAGLTGRAWTIAAPEDAKLVQAIEKHIKGKLKVSDIGGKSDSVAEKESRPEKKRQEKRDFGHKKERDQTDRNKKIHPIEKAKTESRPPQPPRNIETQKEEDTSSSGFGEDMPAFFKTRK from the coding sequence ATGAAATTTGAGGATCTGGGGCTGAACCCGAATGTGATGAAGGCGATAGCCGAGCGCGGCTATACGGAGCCGACTCCCATCCAGCAGCAGGCGATTCCCTATATCCTGATGAAAAGGGACGTGGTGGGACTGGCGCAGACCGGAACCGGAAAGACCGCCGGTTTTACCCTGCCCATGATCGAAATGCTGGCCGGAGGCAGGGCGAAGGCCCGGATGCCGAGATCGTTGGTCTTGTCCCCCACACGGGAACTCGCCGCCCAGACCGCAGAAAGTTTAGATACTTATGGTAAATATTCAAAGCTGACCAAAGCCTTGTTGATCGGCGGCTCCTCAATGGAGGAGCAGATCAAGATTCTCGAGCGCGGCGTGGACGTTCTCATCGCCACACCGGGCCGCCTTCTCGATTTGTTCGGGCGCGGCAACATCCTCCTGAATGATATTAAGATTCTCGTCATCGACGAAGCCGACCGGATGCTCGATATGGGCTTCATCCCGGACATCGAGAAAATCTGCAGCCTTCTGCCGCCCTTGCGACAAACGCTTCTGTTTTCTGCAACAATGCCGCCGGAAATCAAAAGACTGACGGCGAAATTCCTCTCAAGCCCCAAGGAGGTAGCCGTCGCGCCGCCGGCAACGACGGCTTCGACTGTGGAGTTATTTCTGGCCAACGCCGCGCCGCGCCGGAAAAAGGAGCTTTTGCACGAAATTCTGGTCCATGAGCAAATCCGCAACGCCTTTATTTTCTGCAACCGCAAACGCGACGTCGATACGCTCGCGGCCTGGTTGAAAAAAAAGGACTATCATGCCTCGCCTCTTCACGGGGATATGGCGCAATCCCACCGCATGGAAACTTTGGCAAAATTCAAGGATGGCACGCTGCCCATCCTCGTCTGCAGCGACGTCGCGGCCCGCGGGCTGGATGTCATAGGCGTCTCTCATGTGTTCAACTATGACGTTCCGAACAACCCCGATGATTTCGTCCACCGCATCGGACGGACGGGTAGGGCAGGGCTCACGGGCCGGGCTTGGACGATTGCGGCCCCTGAGGATGCAAAACTGGTTCAGGCGATCGAAAAGCATATCAAGGGAAAACTTAAGGTTTCCGACATCGGCGGTAAGTCTGACTCAGTTGCCGAAAAGGAAAGCAGGCCTGAGAAAAAACGTCAGGAAAAAAGGGATTTCGGTCACAAAAAAGAGCGAGATCAGACAGACCGGAACAAAAAAATTCACCCTATTGAAAAAGCGAAAACCGAGAGCCGCCCCCCGCAGCCTCCAAGAAATATAGAAACACAAAAGGAAGAGGACACGTCCTCCAGCGGTTTCGGGGAGGATATGCCCGCCTTCTTCAAAACACGAAAATAG
- a CDS encoding LPS-assembly protein LptD, protein MALLSFNIKQIYKATLVAIFALAIISPTAAFAVDSPSDSPVALDADSLSHDQAAQTVTASGNVVMVQDGRTLKADRVVYDLKADTVIAIGHVEFVDVNGDRHLAEKVKFNDAMKNGFVEGLKTFLADGSRFTAKKGNHERGITTTMYDATYTPCEPCKKDPDRSPLWQIRASEVEHDKSDKTISYQNARFEWMGVPLAYLPYFEHPDGTEKRKSGFLTPSAGYKSDLGIFVESRYYWAIAPEKDATFGVIAMTRQAPVATGEWRQRWEDAEFKAEGSMTYSDYVDREEDESVRQNKEWRGHIFADALWNINQKWRAGSEINLTSDDQYLRQYDFETEDDDVLENQVYLERFSGRNYAVGRLLGFQDLRVDEAELIDQPDVLPEIQASFMGEPGDIPVLGGRWSLEGSVLGLRREAEDGQDVNRLGLGVGWQRRLVTDFGLLSVINANARSESYFIQDRDDATSDGGETRSFASLDAKTSYPLTRNFERFQAVIEPVASLTLAPNIDQEDKIPNEDSQDVQIDASNLFEPNRFPGLDRIEDQSHFTYGLRTGLYADDGSYGDVFFGQSQRFEDDDNPFVAGSGLNEKESDFVGQISGRYKQDYALDYRFQLANDDLSPQRHEVDASASFNSFSLSTRYLFAKSLGGTDIVETREQIENAASYYINDEWRIRGGARHDLGEDPGLRQANIGVDYFGQCFTWSVTGRRNLTEDSSGDNGTEVLFKIGLKNLGEFEASGLKLSSDNGSEEKEGE, encoded by the coding sequence ATGGCTCTTCTTTCGTTTAACATAAAACAAATATACAAGGCGACACTTGTTGCCATTTTTGCACTGGCCATAATTTCGCCAACGGCAGCCTTCGCGGTGGACAGCCCAAGTGATTCCCCTGTCGCTCTGGATGCGGACAGTCTCTCGCACGATCAGGCCGCGCAGACCGTCACCGCCTCTGGGAATGTGGTCATGGTTCAGGACGGACGGACCCTCAAGGCCGATAGGGTGGTCTACGACCTCAAAGCCGATACGGTGATCGCTATTGGCCATGTCGAGTTTGTAGATGTCAACGGCGACCGCCACCTGGCCGAAAAAGTAAAATTCAACGACGCCATGAAAAACGGCTTCGTCGAGGGGTTGAAAACGTTTCTGGCCGATGGCTCGCGTTTTACAGCGAAAAAGGGCAATCACGAGCGCGGCATCACGACGACGATGTACGATGCCACCTACACCCCGTGCGAACCTTGTAAAAAAGATCCTGATCGTTCGCCCCTCTGGCAAATCCGGGCCTCCGAGGTCGAGCATGACAAATCCGATAAAACCATTTCTTATCAGAACGCCCGCTTTGAATGGATGGGCGTCCCGCTGGCCTACCTGCCGTATTTCGAGCATCCGGACGGCACAGAAAAACGCAAGAGCGGTTTCCTGACCCCCTCCGCAGGTTATAAAAGCGACTTGGGCATCTTTGTCGAAAGCCGCTACTATTGGGCCATCGCCCCGGAAAAGGATGCGACCTTCGGTGTTATTGCCATGACCAGGCAGGCGCCCGTGGCGACCGGAGAATGGCGCCAGCGTTGGGAAGATGCTGAATTTAAGGCCGAAGGCAGTATGACCTATTCCGACTACGTTGACCGTGAGGAGGACGAAAGCGTTCGGCAGAACAAGGAATGGCGCGGCCATATTTTTGCCGATGCTCTCTGGAATATCAATCAGAAATGGCGGGCAGGGTCGGAAATCAATCTCACCTCCGACGATCAGTATTTACGCCAGTATGATTTCGAGACCGAGGATGACGACGTCCTTGAAAATCAGGTCTATCTGGAGCGGTTTTCAGGCCGTAATTATGCCGTGGGGCGCTTGTTAGGGTTTCAGGATTTGCGGGTGGATGAAGCCGAACTGATCGACCAGCCGGACGTCCTGCCCGAAATTCAGGCAAGTTTTATGGGTGAACCCGGCGATATACCCGTTTTAGGCGGACGCTGGAGTCTTGAAGGTTCGGTCTTGGGCCTGCGCCGCGAGGCCGAGGACGGTCAGGACGTCAACCGCCTGGGTCTGGGTGTAGGATGGCAGAGGAGGTTGGTAACGGATTTTGGCTTGCTGTCAGTGATTAATGCCAACGCCCGTTCGGAAAGTTACTTCATTCAGGATCGTGATGATGCCACCAGCGACGGAGGTGAGACCCGTTCCTTTGCTTCACTGGACGCAAAGACCAGCTATCCCCTGACCCGCAACTTCGAGCGTTTTCAGGCGGTCATCGAGCCTGTCGCCTCCCTGACTCTGGCTCCGAATATCGATCAGGAAGACAAAATCCCGAACGAGGACAGCCAGGACGTACAGATTGACGCCAGCAACCTCTTCGAACCCAACCGCTTTCCCGGTCTGGACAGGATCGAGGATCAATCGCACTTCACCTATGGCTTAAGGACAGGGCTTTATGCTGACGATGGTAGCTACGGCGATGTCTTTTTCGGCCAGAGCCAGCGCTTTGAGGATGATGACAACCCCTTCGTAGCCGGGTCCGGCCTGAACGAAAAGGAATCGGACTTTGTTGGGCAAATTTCAGGGCGTTACAAACAGGATTACGCTCTCGATTACCGCTTCCAGCTGGCCAATGACGACCTCTCCCCCCAGCGCCACGAGGTGGACGCCAGCGCCAGTTTCAATTCCTTCAGCCTGTCCACACGCTACCTGTTTGCCAAGTCTCTAGGGGGAACCGATATTGTTGAAACCCGTGAGCAGATTGAAAACGCGGCCAGCTATTATATAAACGACGAATGGCGCATTCGCGGCGGCGCAAGGCACGATTTGGGCGAAGATCCGGGCTTAAGGCAAGCCAATATCGGAGTCGATTACTTCGGCCAGTGTTTTACATGGTCGGTGACCGGCCGCCGGAACTTGACCGAAGACAGTTCAGGCGACAACGGAACGGAAGTGCTCTTTAAAATCGGCTTGAAAAATCTGGGCGAATTTGAAGCCTCTGGTCTTAAGCTGTCTTCTGATAACGGCTCAGAGGAAAAAGAAGGCGAATAG
- a CDS encoding YdbH domain-containing protein, with amino-acid sequence MRKFLVLLALLSLSIGGIYIYALYWYIPDNIKDRFAEGLQGLGFRSVGFESISPASGAVTFNNISLDPKSFSGVEGLEIRYSPERFLLQGGQADSLRIRKLHLTGEISPSLDITLAGRTNDLSFLKSFKDIPAPAVIVEGATLELLHPEFGGLKIEFEGQIRKKAGKGGEVEILGRLKTAQKKLSFEGTVTATVTPDGSLKAAIKTEPLQIELEGLKMSRSSGSFNFEIPAGKSLSLTSEIIAASLNWESIPLDDTKISLERKDNRLSFKAEGKTIGAEAIDFTATLKTDEQGQSVKEVSLLPQNLLLLRDFLAKNTLLSPEQALPSLLPRDVPLSVTFSFADAAKEDALSGEWALENPERTSGVRGSFLFNPQTKVLTGLCEKTSLAMPEALEPSAQESDHGLLANCSFSWDGQKTPPEAKADFAAEIKGLTLRYGPLHLYNLRGGVSEAKRTEGDPLKFLADLKFDLPLKPSIKYQGRMRVGFVPPDQGEIAAASLTVYGGSVRTDRIPLKDFELPDQVTLKVSDISLRQFFTDTPLPTFKIDGRMGGVIPLIKSGKTLEIKDALLQSQDPGVIMLPDSISQMLFAGDDPQMKAMRTALKNYHYEFFEFRMDGSVSKGVLMTLNSRGTNPDLKDKRPIEINLQIETQPSFLIEHMLSTKAYQSIKN; translated from the coding sequence ATGCGGAAATTTCTTGTACTTCTGGCTCTGCTGTCCCTGTCTATCGGCGGGATTTATATCTATGCGCTTTACTGGTACATCCCCGACAATATAAAAGACAGGTTTGCTGAGGGGCTGCAGGGACTTGGGTTCAGATCCGTCGGTTTCGAGTCCATCTCGCCCGCTAGCGGGGCCGTCACATTCAACAATATCTCCCTTGACCCCAAGAGTTTCAGCGGCGTCGAAGGGCTTGAAATCCGATACTCCCCCGAGCGCTTTCTTCTGCAGGGGGGACAGGCGGATAGCTTGAGAATACGCAAGCTGCATCTGACCGGGGAAATTTCGCCCTCGCTAGACATTACACTGGCCGGACGGACCAACGACTTATCTTTTCTTAAAAGCTTTAAGGATATTCCCGCTCCGGCGGTGATTGTCGAGGGGGCAACACTTGAACTTCTGCATCCAGAGTTTGGCGGGCTAAAGATTGAATTCGAAGGGCAAATCCGCAAGAAGGCCGGAAAGGGCGGCGAAGTTGAAATTCTCGGCCGATTGAAAACCGCTCAAAAAAAACTCTCCTTTGAAGGAACAGTAACAGCAACGGTCACTCCCGACGGATCGCTTAAAGCTGCAATCAAAACAGAACCTTTACAGATCGAACTTGAAGGCCTGAAAATGAGTCGGTCCTCGGGAAGTTTTAACTTTGAAATTCCTGCTGGTAAGAGTTTGAGCCTTACGTCCGAAATCATTGCCGCTTCACTGAATTGGGAGTCTATTCCTTTGGATGACACCAAAATCAGCCTGGAGCGTAAGGACAATCGGCTTTCCTTCAAGGCGGAGGGTAAGACCATCGGGGCGGAGGCGATCGACTTCACAGCTACGCTCAAGACCGACGAGCAGGGACAGTCTGTCAAAGAGGTCAGTTTGCTTCCACAAAATTTGCTGCTTTTGCGGGATTTTCTTGCCAAGAACACACTACTTTCGCCCGAGCAGGCCTTGCCGTCGCTTCTTCCTCGTGATGTTCCGCTTTCTGTTACCTTCTCTTTTGCCGATGCCGCGAAAGAGGACGCTCTTAGCGGAGAGTGGGCGCTAGAAAATCCTGAGCGTACATCCGGCGTCCGTGGGTCTTTTCTTTTTAATCCGCAGACCAAAGTTCTAACCGGTTTGTGTGAGAAAACATCGCTGGCTATGCCTGAAGCTCTTGAACCTTCCGCGCAAGAGTCTGATCACGGGCTACTGGCGAATTGCTCCTTTTCCTGGGACGGGCAGAAAACGCCACCGGAGGCGAAGGCTGATTTCGCCGCTGAAATCAAAGGCTTGACGCTGCGTTATGGGCCGCTCCACCTCTATAATTTGAGGGGGGGCGTTTCGGAGGCAAAGAGGACCGAGGGCGATCCACTGAAGTTTCTGGCCGATCTCAAATTTGACTTGCCGCTCAAGCCATCTATTAAATATCAGGGGCGTATGCGTGTGGGTTTTGTTCCCCCCGATCAGGGAGAAATCGCCGCCGCGAGCCTTACTGTTTATGGAGGCTCCGTGCGGACGGACCGTATACCCCTCAAAGACTTTGAATTACCGGATCAGGTAACCCTCAAGGTTTCCGATATCAGTCTGCGCCAGTTTTTTACGGATACGCCACTGCCGACTTTTAAAATTGACGGGCGCATGGGAGGAGTCATTCCCCTAATCAAAAGCGGCAAGACTCTTGAAATCAAAGATGCGCTGCTCCAGAGCCAAGACCCTGGTGTCATCATGCTGCCTGACAGCATCTCGCAGATGCTGTTTGCGGGGGATGATCCGCAAATGAAGGCGATGCGAACGGCCCTCAAAAACTATCATTATGAGTTTTTTGAATTCCGCATGGATGGTTCTGTGTCCAAAGGTGTCCTTATGACCCTTAATTCGCGCGGGACGAACCCCGACCTGAAGGATAAAAGACCGATCGAGATCAACCTGCAAATTGAGACGCAGCCTTCGTTCTTGATCGAGCATATGCTGTCAACAAAAGCGTACCAGTCGATCAAAAATTAA
- the parE gene encoding DNA topoisomerase IV subunit B has translation MPQTHPKNVSYDASDIEVLEGLEPVRKRPGMYIGGTDERAMHHLAGEILDNSMDEAVAGHADWIEIHLEPDNVLTISDNGRGIPVGNHPKFPKKSALEVLMTTLHSGGKFNNKVYNTAGGLHGVGISVVNALSDTMTVEVARDKALFRQSYSRGTPKSKLEKVGSVQNRRGTRVTFHPDPEIFGAKLRFKPSWLYSMARSKAYLFSGVEVRWKCDPSLLLPDSKIKAEESFRFPSGLLDFLTYSLKDTPMVTPKAFYGNINLPDKAGKVEFAVGWTEEEEGFSHSYCNTIPTPQGGTHEAGLRAALLRGIRAYAEMTGVKKASIITADDIMTGTGVLLSVFIKNPQFQGQTKDRLATPEVTRLVDTAIKDHFDHWLSNDPASSNKLIESLIARAEERQKLKNDRATARKTATQRLRLPGKLADCSRSNSDDTELFIVEGDSAGGTAKMARNRETQAVMPLRGKILNVVSATQDKIIANQQIQDLIQALGCGSGKDFRLDKLRYERIIIMTDADVDGAHIASLLITFFYDQMRSLIENGHLYLAQPPLYQITSGKTVVYAHNDLHKEELLASTFKDKKVEIQRYKGLGEMMASTLKDTTMNPKNRMLLRVTLPDVASALGIGAEMAQDEEAQNPLALIDDLVSRLMGNNAEARFEFIQSHAKFVEDIDI, from the coding sequence ATGCCTCAGACTCACCCAAAAAATGTCTCGTATGACGCCTCGGATATCGAGGTTCTTGAGGGACTGGAGCCTGTCCGCAAGCGGCCGGGGATGTATATCGGCGGCACGGACGAGCGGGCGATGCACCATCTGGCCGGGGAGATTCTGGATAATTCCATGGACGAGGCCGTGGCCGGCCATGCCGACTGGATCGAAATCCACTTGGAGCCTGATAATGTCCTGACAATTTCCGATAACGGGCGCGGTATTCCCGTCGGTAACCACCCGAAATTCCCCAAAAAGTCGGCTCTGGAGGTGCTTATGACCACTCTGCATTCCGGCGGAAAATTTAACAATAAGGTCTATAATACTGCCGGGGGGCTGCACGGGGTGGGTATTTCCGTCGTCAATGCGCTTTCGGACACGATGACGGTTGAGGTGGCACGTGACAAGGCGCTTTTCCGACAAAGCTACAGCCGGGGTACCCCTAAAAGCAAGCTTGAAAAAGTTGGAAGCGTTCAAAACCGCCGCGGAACGCGGGTGACTTTCCACCCCGATCCTGAAATTTTCGGCGCAAAACTCCGGTTCAAGCCTTCCTGGCTATATTCCATGGCGCGGTCGAAGGCTTATCTTTTTTCCGGTGTCGAGGTCCGCTGGAAGTGCGACCCCTCCCTGCTCCTGCCAGACAGCAAGATCAAGGCGGAGGAATCCTTCAGGTTTCCCAGCGGGTTACTCGATTTCCTGACTTATTCCCTCAAAGATACGCCGATGGTTACGCCCAAGGCTTTTTATGGAAACATTAATCTTCCTGATAAAGCCGGAAAAGTTGAGTTCGCCGTCGGATGGACCGAGGAAGAAGAAGGTTTTTCCCATTCCTATTGTAATACGATCCCTACTCCGCAAGGCGGGACGCATGAGGCGGGGTTACGGGCTGCCTTGTTGCGCGGGATTCGTGCCTATGCCGAGATGACCGGCGTCAAAAAAGCCTCGATCATTACGGCCGACGATATCATGACCGGAACGGGTGTGCTCCTGTCCGTTTTTATCAAAAATCCGCAATTCCAGGGACAGACCAAAGACCGTCTGGCGACGCCCGAAGTCACGCGCCTTGTCGATACAGCCATCAAGGACCATTTCGATCATTGGCTCTCCAACGATCCGGCGTCGAGCAATAAGCTTATCGAATCCCTTATCGCCCGGGCAGAAGAACGGCAGAAGCTCAAAAATGACCGTGCGACCGCCCGGAAAACCGCAACGCAACGTCTGCGGCTTCCCGGCAAACTCGCGGACTGCAGCCGCTCGAATTCCGATGACACTGAGCTTTTTATTGTCGAGGGCGACAGCGCCGGCGGAACAGCGAAAATGGCGCGAAACCGGGAAACGCAAGCGGTCATGCCCCTGCGCGGCAAAATCTTGAACGTTGTCAGCGCCACACAAGATAAAATTATCGCCAACCAGCAGATTCAGGATTTGATCCAAGCTTTGGGTTGCGGCTCGGGCAAGGATTTCAGGCTCGATAAGCTCCGCTATGAGCGGATTATCATTATGACCGATGCCGATGTGGACGGCGCACATATTGCTTCTTTGCTCATTACGTTCTTTTACGACCAGATGCGGTCTCTGATCGAGAATGGACATCTCTATTTGGCGCAGCCGCCGCTTTATCAGATCACCAGCGGCAAGACCGTTGTTTATGCCCATAACGATCTTCACAAAGAAGAGCTTCTTGCTTCGACTTTCAAGGATAAAAAGGTCGAGATTCAGCGTTATAAGGGTCTTGGGGAAATGATGGCCAGCACCCTTAAAGATACGACGATGAACCCAAAAAACAGGATGTTGCTTAGGGTTACGCTTCCCGATGTCGCTTCGGCTCTGGGGATCGGAGCCGAGATGGCGCAGGATGAAGAGGCTCAGAATCCGCTGGCCCTGATTGACGATCTTGTCTCCCGCCTCATGGGGAATAATGCCGAGGCGCGTTTCGAATTTATTCAAAGCCATGCAAAATTTGTTGAAGACATAGATATTTAA